GAATGTACTGAAATCATGGTATCTGTTGGCGATACAGTAGAAGAAGAGCAATCTCTAATTACTGTTGAAGGTGACAAGGCTTCTATGGAAGTACCTGCACCGTTCGCTGGTACAGTTAAAGAAATCAAAATCGCAGAAGGCGACAAGGTTTCTACTGGCTCTCTAATCATGGTATTTGAAGTGGCGGGCTCTGCACCTGCAGCAGCACCTGTAGCTCAAGCGGCTGCGCCTGCTCCAGCAGCACCTGCGGCATCTGCAGCGAAAGAAGTTAACGTTCCAGATATCGGTGGCGACGAAGTAGAAGTTACTGAAATCATGGTCGCTGTTGGCGATACAGTGGAAGAAGAGCAATCGCTAATCACTGTTGAAGGTGACAAGGCTTCTATGGAAGTACCTGCACCATTCGCTGGTACAGTAAAAGAAATCAAGATCGCAGAAGGCGACAAGGTTTCTACTGGCTCACTAATCATGGTATTTGAAGTGGCTGGTGCAGTACCTGCAGCGGCTCCTGTAGCTCAAGCGGCAGCGCCTGCTCCTGCAGCAGCACCTGCGGCGGCTCCAGCAAAAGCTGAAGCACCTGCAGCAGCAGGTGAATTCGTTGAAAACAACGAATACGCACACGCATCACCAGTTGTTCGCCGTCTAGCACGTGAGTTCGGTGTTAACCTTGCGAAAGTTAAAGGTACTGGCCGTAAGAACCGCGTTCTTAAAGAAGACGTTCAAAACTTCGTTAAAGATGCACTTAAGCGTCTTGAGTCTGGTGCTGGTGTATCAGGTAAAGGCGATGGCGCAGCGCTTGGTCTACTACCTTGGCCGAAAGTTGATTTCAGCAAGTTTGGTGAGACTGAAGTTAAGCCACTGTCTCGCATTAAGAAGATCTCTGGTGCAAACCTACACCGTAACTGGGTAATGATCCCTCACGTTACACAGTGGGATAACGCAGATATCACTGCGCTTGAAGCATTCCGTAAAGAGCAAAACGCGATTGAAGCGAAGAAAGACTCTGGCATGAAGATCACACCACTTGTGTTCATCATGAAAGCGGCTGCTAAAGCACTTGAAGCATTCCCTTCATTCAACTCTTCTCTATCTGACGATGGTGAGAGCTTGATCCTGAAGAAATACGTGAACATCGGTATCGCAGTAGATACGCCAAACGGT
The sequence above is a segment of the Photobacterium leiognathi genome. Coding sequences within it:
- the aceF gene encoding pyruvate dehydrogenase complex dihydrolipoyllysine-residue acetyltransferase, which gives rise to MAIEINVPDIGADEVEVTEILVSVGDKVEEEQSLITVEGDKASMEVPASQAGIVKEIKVAEGDTVSTGSLIMIFEAEGAADAAPAPAAEAAPAAPAPAAAAELKEVHVPDIGGDEVECTEIMVSVGDTVEEEQSLITVEGDKASMEVPAPFAGTVKEIKIAEGDKVSTGSLIMVFEVAGSAPAAAPVAQAAAPAPAAPAASAAKEVNVPDIGGDEVEVTEIMVAVGDTVEEEQSLITVEGDKASMEVPAPFAGTVKEIKIAEGDKVSTGSLIMVFEVAGAVPAAAPVAQAAAPAPAAAPAAAPAKAEAPAAAGEFVENNEYAHASPVVRRLAREFGVNLAKVKGTGRKNRVLKEDVQNFVKDALKRLESGAGVSGKGDGAALGLLPWPKVDFSKFGETEVKPLSRIKKISGANLHRNWVMIPHVTQWDNADITALEAFRKEQNAIEAKKDSGMKITPLVFIMKAAAKALEAFPSFNSSLSDDGESLILKKYVNIGIAVDTPNGLVVPVFKDVNKKGIYELSEELMAVSKKARAGKLTASDMQGGCFTISSLGGLGGTAFTPIVNAPEVGILGVSKSEMKPVWNGKEFEPRLQLPLSLSYDHRVIDGAEGARFITYLNGCLSDIRRLVL